In Microbacterium sp. AB, a single genomic region encodes these proteins:
- a CDS encoding dioxygenase, which produces MATGKNRDDREARQRVRAYEARTRLHDAQVARRKRDNIVSIGAATVIVAAAIGAQALFYSVGPGAPEPAVSPSPSETSAPAPLVTPEGSTPSPAATPAE; this is translated from the coding sequence TTGGCCACCGGTAAGAACCGTGACGATCGCGAGGCGCGTCAGCGCGTACGAGCGTACGAGGCCCGCACCCGGCTGCACGACGCTCAGGTCGCGCGCCGGAAGCGCGACAACATCGTCTCCATCGGCGCCGCGACCGTCATCGTCGCCGCCGCGATCGGCGCTCAGGCGCTCTTCTACTCCGTCGGGCCCGGCGCGCCGGAGCCCGCCGTCTCGCCGTCGCCCTCGGAGACGAGCGCACCCGCTCCGCTCGTCACGCCGGAGGGCTCGACGCCCTCGCCCGCCGCGACGCCGGCCGAGTGA
- a CDS encoding DUF349 domain-containing protein → MSTSDHTPENDSAPRPADEPTVDADAGVADPLTAKAVADSAVSEGGQVPAPKTDAAEGQEDAPGPIEAAPAAPETEAAPAPALEEPSAAPAPETAPAPETAPAPEPAPAVTETAPAAPAAEEPSAAPATPGAVVIEETWAQVTENGVVSVREAEGWRVVGEYPDGTPQEALEYFARKFADLEFKVRTLEQRHTRGGASAGDLRSQAARLQGDVRGAAAVGDLQGLERRLGTLVETLAEATAEEAAAARAAVEAAVVERTAIVEKAEELAARDPQSVQWKQATADLADLFAAWQSHQQNGPRLPKAQAQALWKRFRDARSTVERRRRAFFAELDEVHKAARDVKNRLIERAEALAPQGEDGIPAYRGLLDEWKRTGRAGRKADDALWARFKAAGDALYRARADRDAAEQAESAPRIEARTALLEEARIVAETKDLTEARRILTGIQRRWDEVGRIFPRDVERGLDDQLRKIEQELKQREDVDWKRNNPETKARANDLGGQLREAIEKLETEIAEAEATGDAKAASEAREALDARQAWLRAIGG, encoded by the coding sequence GTGTCGACTTCCGATCACACCCCCGAGAACGACTCCGCGCCCCGGCCGGCGGACGAGCCGACCGTCGACGCGGATGCCGGCGTCGCGGACCCCCTGACGGCGAAGGCCGTCGCGGACAGCGCCGTCTCCGAAGGCGGCCAGGTGCCGGCGCCGAAGACGGATGCCGCGGAGGGACAGGAGGACGCCCCGGGGCCGATCGAGGCCGCGCCCGCCGCCCCGGAGACGGAGGCCGCACCCGCTCCCGCACTAGAGGAGCCATCTGCCGCGCCCGCCCCGGAGACCGCGCCCGCGCCGGAGACCGCGCCCGCGCCGGAGCCCGCGCCCGCCGTGACGGAGACCGCGCCCGCCGCTCCCGCCGCGGAAGAACCATCTGCCGCGCCCGCCACCCCGGGCGCCGTGGTCATCGAGGAGACCTGGGCGCAGGTCACCGAGAACGGCGTCGTCTCCGTCCGCGAGGCGGAGGGATGGCGTGTCGTCGGCGAGTATCCGGACGGCACCCCGCAGGAGGCGCTGGAGTACTTCGCGCGCAAGTTCGCCGACCTCGAGTTCAAGGTGCGGACGCTCGAGCAGCGTCACACGCGGGGCGGCGCGTCGGCCGGCGATCTGCGCAGCCAGGCCGCCCGTCTCCAGGGCGACGTCCGGGGCGCCGCCGCGGTCGGCGACCTGCAGGGACTCGAACGCCGCCTCGGCACGCTCGTCGAGACGCTGGCGGAGGCCACGGCCGAAGAGGCCGCCGCCGCGCGCGCGGCGGTCGAGGCCGCCGTCGTCGAGCGCACGGCGATCGTCGAGAAGGCGGAGGAGCTGGCCGCCCGCGATCCCCAGTCGGTGCAGTGGAAGCAGGCGACGGCCGACCTCGCCGATCTCTTCGCCGCGTGGCAGAGCCATCAGCAGAACGGCCCCCGCCTTCCGAAGGCTCAGGCGCAAGCGCTCTGGAAGCGGTTCCGCGACGCGCGCTCGACGGTCGAGCGTCGCCGCAGGGCGTTCTTCGCCGAGCTGGACGAGGTGCACAAGGCCGCGCGCGACGTGAAGAACCGGCTCATCGAGCGCGCCGAGGCCCTCGCGCCGCAGGGCGAGGACGGCATCCCCGCCTACCGCGGCCTGCTCGACGAGTGGAAGCGCACCGGACGCGCGGGGCGAAAGGCCGACGATGCGCTCTGGGCACGTTTCAAGGCCGCGGGAGACGCCCTCTACCGGGCACGCGCGGACCGCGACGCCGCCGAGCAGGCGGAGTCGGCTCCGCGCATCGAGGCGCGCACGGCGCTTCTGGAGGAGGCGAGGATCGTCGCCGAGACGAAGGACCTCACCGAGGCCCGGAGGATCCTCACCGGCATCCAGCGCCGCTGGGACGAGGTCGGCCGCATCTTCCCGCGCGACGTCGAGCGGGGTCTCGACGATCAGCTCCGCAAGATCGAGCAGGAGCTCAAGCAGCGCGAGGACGTCGACTGGAAGCGCAACAACCCCGAGACCAAGGCGCGGGCGAACGACCTCGGCGGGCAGCTGCGCGAGGCGATCGAGAAGCTCGAGACGGAGATCGCCGAGGCCGAGGCGACGGGCGACGCGAAGGCCGCGTCGGAGGCCAGGGAGGCCCTCGACGCACGCCAGGCCTGGCTTCGCGCGATCGGCGGCTGA
- the secA2 gene encoding accessory Sec system translocase SecA2, producing the protein MRPGAPSWLSRAIGRPGSVSFRRFAPVVGRAAFLADEMRAGSDAEVKAVVATSVRAAHAEPPPARLLAALREAARRTIGVEAFDEQLLACCALVTGHGVEMDTGEGKTLVGALAAAVHAAEGRHVHVVSVNDYLARRDAEGMGPLFALLGMSVAWVGQETPQDVRRRVYRSDVVYAPVGEIGFDVLRDRFVVDPAERVRPVLDVAIVDEADAVMIDEAMVPLVLAGSDAARGPETDEATRLVERLQEGRDFAVDADHATASLTDRGIDAIEGMLGGQNLFAEDSIHILTRVNLALHARVFLRRDVDYLVEGDAVRLVSTSRGRVARLQRWPDGLQAAVEAKERLAISTPGIILDSITIQDLLRSYATLTGMSGTMLAVAEDLLEFYELPAGRVERREPNRRADEPDRVFLTGIEKTTAVVDEVVARHGGGQPVLVGTQSVAESESLADALRRTGIEPRVLNAKNDADEASIVARAGEHGAVTISTQMSGRGTDVRLGGADEGDRERVVATGGLAVVSAGRYPSGRLDAQLRGRAGRQGDPGSSVLMAALADELVQAHAPAHLLAEVARRGAGMAQARRRAIVDASQRIAAGVRRDRHRATWVYSRAISAQRAAVLARRHALEAEDAAVGALRSELPDHLALLEAGRGRDATAGAVRSVLLFHLDDHWTDHLALLQEVRDGIHLRALAGQRPSDEFHRIALREFAGFFEKVFRDAADFVACLSPDDVGRDLEELGLRRPSATWTYMITDDPLGSAGDRLTGRAGRAFRSKVLGIE; encoded by the coding sequence ATGAGGCCGGGTGCGCCGTCGTGGCTCTCCCGGGCGATCGGGCGGCCGGGCAGCGTGTCGTTCCGGCGATTCGCGCCCGTGGTCGGACGAGCCGCGTTCCTCGCCGACGAGATGCGCGCGGGCAGCGATGCAGAGGTGAAGGCGGTCGTGGCGACGTCCGTCCGGGCGGCGCACGCGGAGCCCCCGCCGGCGCGGCTGCTCGCCGCCCTGCGCGAGGCCGCGCGACGCACAATCGGCGTGGAGGCCTTCGATGAGCAACTGCTGGCCTGCTGCGCGCTGGTCACGGGCCACGGCGTGGAGATGGACACGGGCGAGGGGAAGACGCTCGTGGGGGCGCTCGCGGCTGCGGTGCACGCCGCGGAGGGCCGCCACGTGCACGTCGTCTCGGTGAACGACTACCTCGCCCGACGTGATGCGGAGGGGATGGGCCCGTTGTTCGCGCTTCTGGGCATGAGCGTGGCCTGGGTGGGCCAGGAGACGCCTCAGGACGTCCGGCGGCGCGTGTACCGCAGCGACGTCGTGTACGCGCCGGTGGGCGAGATCGGCTTCGATGTCCTCCGAGACCGCTTCGTCGTCGACCCGGCGGAGCGCGTGCGGCCCGTCCTCGACGTCGCGATCGTCGACGAGGCCGACGCCGTGATGATCGACGAGGCCATGGTCCCGCTCGTCCTCGCGGGGAGCGACGCCGCTCGCGGGCCCGAGACGGACGAGGCGACGCGTCTTGTCGAGCGGCTCCAAGAGGGGCGGGACTTCGCCGTTGACGCGGACCATGCGACCGCCTCGCTGACGGACCGGGGAATCGACGCGATCGAGGGGATGCTCGGCGGCCAGAACCTCTTCGCGGAAGACAGTATCCACATCCTCACGCGCGTCAACCTCGCTCTTCACGCACGCGTGTTCCTCCGACGCGACGTGGACTACCTCGTCGAGGGCGACGCCGTTCGGCTCGTCAGCACGAGCCGGGGCCGAGTCGCCCGTCTGCAACGCTGGCCCGACGGTCTGCAGGCCGCCGTGGAGGCGAAGGAACGCCTCGCGATCAGCACGCCGGGCATCATCCTGGACAGCATCACCATTCAGGATCTCCTCCGCTCGTACGCCACGCTGACGGGCATGAGCGGGACCATGCTGGCGGTGGCCGAAGACCTGCTCGAGTTCTACGAGCTCCCGGCGGGGCGCGTCGAACGACGAGAGCCGAACAGGAGGGCCGACGAGCCCGATCGCGTGTTCCTCACCGGGATCGAGAAGACGACGGCCGTCGTCGACGAGGTCGTCGCACGTCACGGGGGAGGGCAGCCCGTCCTCGTCGGGACGCAGAGCGTCGCCGAGTCGGAGTCCCTCGCCGATGCCCTTCGTCGCACCGGGATCGAGCCGCGGGTGCTGAACGCGAAGAACGACGCCGACGAGGCGTCGATCGTCGCGCGCGCCGGTGAGCACGGCGCCGTGACGATCTCCACCCAGATGTCGGGCCGCGGGACGGATGTCCGCCTGGGCGGCGCCGACGAGGGCGACCGCGAGCGCGTCGTGGCGACAGGCGGGCTCGCCGTGGTCTCGGCGGGCAGGTACCCGTCGGGCAGGCTCGACGCCCAGCTCCGCGGGCGGGCGGGCAGGCAGGGCGACCCCGGCTCGAGCGTCCTCATGGCGGCGCTCGCTGACGAGCTCGTCCAGGCGCACGCGCCGGCGCATCTGCTCGCGGAGGTCGCGCGGCGCGGTGCGGGGATGGCGCAGGCACGCCGACGCGCGATCGTGGACGCGTCGCAGCGGATCGCCGCGGGGGTGCGGCGCGATCGGCACCGAGCCACATGGGTCTATAGCCGCGCGATCTCCGCGCAGCGCGCCGCCGTCCTCGCACGGCGCCACGCGCTCGAGGCGGAAGACGCGGCGGTCGGAGCGCTGCGGAGCGAGCTCCCGGACCATCTGGCGCTGCTGGAGGCGGGCAGAGGGCGTGACGCGACGGCCGGAGCGGTCCGGAGCGTGCTGCTCTTCCACCTAGACGACCACTGGACCGATCATCTCGCCCTGCTCCAGGAGGTCCGGGACGGGATACATCTGCGTGCCCTCGCGGGCCAGCGACCTTCCGACGAGTTCCATCGCATCGCCCTTCGCGAGTTCGCAGGCTTCTTCGAGAAGGTCTTCCGCGATGCCGCGGACTTCGTGGCATGCCTGAGCCCGGATGACGTCGGCCGCGACCTGGAGGAGCTCGGGCTACGGCGTCCGTCGGCGACGTGGACGTACATGATCACGGACGACCCCCTCGGAAGCGCCGGCGATCGGCTCACGGGCCGGGCTGGGCGCGCCTTCCGCTCGAAGGTGCTCGGCATCGAGTGA
- the rpsD gene encoding 30S ribosomal protein S4 — protein MVTKSQDRRKVRLSRALGVALTPKAARYLEKRPYGPGQHGRTKRKADSDYAVRLREKQRLREQYGIREKQLRIAFNEARRHDGLTGENLVELLEVRLDALVVRSGFARTTAQARQFVVHRHILVDGKIVDRPSFRVKPGQTIEVKAKSEGLEPFQVAAAGGHAEVLPPVPGYLEVALDKLQAKLVRQPKRAEVPVTCDVQLVVEYYAAR, from the coding sequence ATGGTCACCAAGTCCCAGGACCGCCGCAAGGTCCGTCTCTCGCGCGCGCTCGGCGTCGCGCTCACCCCGAAGGCCGCGCGCTACCTCGAGAAGCGCCCCTACGGCCCCGGCCAGCACGGCCGCACCAAGCGCAAGGCAGACAGCGACTACGCCGTCCGTCTCCGCGAGAAGCAGCGTCTGCGCGAGCAGTACGGCATCCGCGAGAAGCAGCTGCGCATCGCGTTCAACGAGGCCCGTCGCCACGACGGCCTGACCGGTGAGAACCTCGTCGAGCTCCTCGAGGTGCGCCTCGACGCCCTCGTGGTCCGTTCGGGCTTCGCCCGCACCACGGCGCAGGCCCGCCAGTTCGTCGTGCACCGCCACATCCTCGTCGACGGCAAGATCGTCGACCGCCCGTCGTTCCGCGTGAAGCCGGGCCAGACCATCGAGGTCAAGGCGAAGAGCGAGGGCCTCGAGCCCTTCCAGGTCGCGGCCGCCGGCGGTCACGCCGAGGTCCTGCCCCCGGTCCCGGGCTACCTCGAGGTCGCGCTCGACAAGCTCCAGGCCAAGCTCGTGCGCCAGCCGAAGCGCGCCGAGGTGCCCGTCACGTGCGACGTGCAGCTCGTCGTCGAGTACTACGCGGCTCGCTGA
- the ruvX gene encoding Holliday junction resolvase RuvX, with product MTGFRRGVRLGVDVGKARIGVARCDPDGMLAVPVETVPRNERSIARLVELAVEHGPLEFVVGLPLNMRGDDTPSTQDARDFAAALAARHPVPVRLVDERLSTVSAHSALRQSGRSQKGSRSIVDQVAAVVLLQHAIDTEKQTGSAPGEPVGTGLE from the coding sequence GTGACGGGCTTCCGTCGCGGCGTCCGGCTCGGCGTCGACGTGGGGAAGGCCCGCATCGGCGTCGCCCGCTGCGACCCCGACGGGATGCTCGCCGTGCCCGTGGAGACGGTTCCGCGGAACGAGCGCTCGATCGCCCGGCTGGTGGAGCTCGCGGTCGAGCACGGGCCGCTCGAGTTCGTCGTCGGGCTCCCGCTCAACATGCGCGGCGACGACACGCCGTCCACGCAGGACGCGCGCGACTTCGCCGCGGCTCTGGCGGCGCGCCATCCCGTGCCCGTGAGGCTCGTCGACGAGCGGCTGAGCACCGTGAGCGCGCATTCCGCGCTGCGGCAGTCCGGGCGATCGCAGAAGGGCTCGCGTAGCATTGTCGACCAGGTCGCCGCGGTGGTGCTGCTGCAGCACGCGATCGACACGGAGAAGCAGACGGGATCCGCCCCCGGGGAGCCCGTCGGCACCGGTTTGGAGTAG
- a CDS encoding replication-associated recombination protein A gives MTSPSALFQGQTPLAVRMRPTSLDEVAGQSHLLRPGSPLVALADPSATKPGTVSVILWGPPGTGKTTLAQAIARSSGRRFVELSAVTAGVKDVREVMQEALNQRDLYGQSTILFLDEIHRFTKAQQDALLPGVENGWVILIAATTENPSFSVVSPLLSRSLLLTLQPLTDDDLGTLVDRAVSDARGLAGAVTLSPEARTALIQLASGDARRALTALEASAAVAVSDRTEDDDAEDEGAEDDDRTEDEAAPSVVTAEQVAQAVDRALLRYDRQGDEHYDVISAFIKSIRGSDPDAAVHYLARMIEAGEDPRFIARRLVIHAAEDIGLADPQALQIAVAAADAVAFIGMPEGRIPLAEATIYLATAAKSNAAYTAISSAMADVQAGRMGPVPKHLRDAHYAGAKRLGHGKGYVYPHDHDLGVVAQQYLPDELVGRRYYEPTNHGGEREVSARLERIRRILGS, from the coding sequence ATGACCTCCCCATCCGCGCTGTTCCAGGGGCAGACGCCGCTCGCCGTGCGGATGCGTCCGACGTCGCTCGACGAGGTCGCCGGTCAGTCGCACCTGCTGCGCCCGGGGTCGCCGCTCGTCGCGCTGGCCGACCCGAGCGCGACGAAGCCGGGCACGGTGTCGGTCATCCTCTGGGGGCCGCCCGGGACGGGCAAGACGACCCTCGCGCAGGCGATCGCCCGCTCCTCCGGCCGGCGGTTCGTGGAGCTCTCGGCCGTCACGGCGGGCGTCAAGGACGTGCGCGAGGTGATGCAGGAGGCGCTGAACCAGCGCGATCTCTACGGTCAGTCGACCATCCTCTTCCTCGACGAGATCCACCGCTTCACGAAGGCGCAGCAGGACGCGCTGCTTCCCGGCGTGGAGAACGGCTGGGTGATCCTCATCGCCGCGACGACCGAGAACCCCTCGTTCTCCGTCGTCTCCCCGCTGCTGTCCCGGTCGCTCCTGCTCACCCTCCAGCCCCTCACGGACGACGACCTCGGGACGCTCGTCGACCGGGCCGTGAGCGACGCGCGCGGCCTCGCGGGCGCGGTGACGCTCTCGCCGGAGGCGCGCACCGCCCTCATCCAGCTCGCATCGGGCGATGCGCGCCGAGCGCTGACCGCCCTGGAGGCGAGCGCGGCCGTGGCGGTCTCGGACCGCACGGAAGACGACGACGCCGAGGACGAAGGCGCCGAGGACGACGACCGGACGGAGGATGAGGCGGCGCCGTCCGTCGTGACCGCCGAGCAGGTCGCCCAGGCCGTCGACCGCGCGCTCCTTCGCTACGACCGTCAGGGCGACGAGCACTACGACGTCATCAGCGCCTTCATCAAATCGATCCGGGGCTCCGACCCCGACGCGGCCGTCCACTACCTCGCGCGCATGATCGAGGCGGGGGAGGACCCGCGCTTCATCGCTCGCCGGCTCGTCATCCACGCCGCGGAGGACATCGGCCTCGCCGACCCTCAGGCGCTGCAGATCGCGGTGGCCGCCGCCGACGCGGTCGCCTTCATCGGCATGCCGGAGGGGCGCATCCCCCTCGCCGAGGCCACGATCTACCTGGCGACGGCCGCGAAGTCGAACGCGGCCTACACGGCCATCTCGTCCGCGATGGCCGACGTGCAGGCGGGACGGATGGGACCCGTGCCGAAGCACCTGCGCGACGCGCACTACGCGGGCGCGAAGCGGCTCGGGCACGGCAAGGGATACGTGTACCCGCACGACCACGATCTCGGCGTCGTCGCCCAGCAGTACCTCCCGGACGAGCTCGTCGGACGCCGGTACTACGAGCCCACCAACCACGGCGGCGAGCGCGAGGTCTCCGCGCGACTCGAGCGGATCCGCCGCATCCTCGGCTCCTGA
- the alaS gene encoding alanine--tRNA ligase — MKTAEIAQRYLDYFEKNEHTIVPSASLVSDDPSIMFTIAGMVPFIPYLTGVVPAPYARAADVQKCIRTNDIEEVGKTARHGTFFQMLGNWSFGDYFKEGAISYAWELLTSSEADGGLGFAERDLWVTVYEDDDEAAALWQRIAGLPAERIQRLGRADNFWTTGQPGPAGPCSEIYFDRGPAYGAEGGPAVDDNRFLEIWNLVFMQNSIANVRSKTEFDIVGELPEKNIDTGMGLERVAFIKQGVENMYETDQVRPVLDRAVELSGRRYGAEHVDDVRFRVIADHVRSSLMLLSDGVTPSNEGRGYILRRLMRRTVRSMRLLGVEEATFPALFEASRDAMKAGYPEVETDWQRISSYAFAEEETFLRTLTAGSTILDTAVEKTRASGGSTLTGPEAFLLHDTYGFPIDLTLEIAEEAGLGVDRDAFDSLMQEQRQRAKADARSRKRAIADVGVYSAFRAQGETAFTGYTDLETETNVLGVLVDGVSVPSATQGQIAEVIVAETSLYAESGGQVADKGVIVGPGFELEVLDVQRPVPGLVSHTVEVARGEVGVGQPASTIVDAANRRAATQAHSATHLVHAALRDTLGKGATQAGSLNRAGYLRFDFTWGQALSPVTRTEIEEIANNAVRDNLEVTTRVLSLDDAKAAGATALFGEKYGDRVRMVDIGGPWSRELCGGTHVASSAEIGLISITGESSVGASNRRVEALVGLDAFRELTAERALVNELTSALKTPKDQLATRVSELAASLKAAEKKIAQFEAKALGERVPALVDAATRAGAVRLVAESVGAVGSQDDVRSLVSSVRERLGSEAAVVALAAEVAGRPVVIVATNDAARRAGAKAGALAKAAAAALGGGGGGRDDMAQGGGADASAVPAALDAVRRGLVAA; from the coding sequence ATGAAGACCGCGGAGATCGCGCAGCGCTACCTCGACTACTTCGAGAAGAACGAGCACACCATCGTCCCGTCGGCATCGCTTGTGAGCGACGACCCGTCGATCATGTTCACGATCGCCGGCATGGTGCCGTTCATCCCGTACCTGACGGGCGTGGTGCCCGCGCCCTACGCGCGCGCCGCCGACGTGCAGAAGTGCATCCGCACGAACGACATCGAGGAGGTCGGGAAGACCGCCCGGCACGGCACCTTCTTCCAGATGCTCGGCAACTGGTCGTTCGGCGACTACTTCAAGGAGGGGGCGATCTCCTACGCCTGGGAGCTCCTGACGTCGAGCGAGGCGGACGGCGGCCTGGGCTTCGCCGAGCGCGACCTGTGGGTCACCGTGTACGAGGACGACGACGAGGCCGCGGCCCTCTGGCAGCGGATCGCGGGTCTTCCCGCCGAGCGCATCCAGCGCCTGGGACGCGCCGACAACTTCTGGACGACCGGGCAGCCCGGTCCCGCGGGCCCGTGCTCGGAGATCTATTTCGACCGCGGCCCCGCCTACGGCGCCGAGGGCGGGCCCGCCGTCGACGACAACCGCTTCCTCGAGATCTGGAACCTCGTGTTCATGCAGAACTCGATCGCCAACGTGCGCTCCAAGACCGAGTTCGACATCGTCGGCGAGCTGCCGGAGAAGAACATCGACACGGGCATGGGGCTCGAGCGCGTCGCCTTCATCAAGCAGGGCGTCGAGAACATGTACGAGACCGATCAGGTGCGCCCTGTCCTCGACCGCGCCGTCGAGCTCTCCGGCCGCCGCTACGGCGCCGAGCACGTCGACGACGTCCGCTTCCGCGTCATCGCCGACCACGTGCGCTCGTCGCTCATGCTCCTCTCCGACGGCGTGACGCCGTCGAACGAGGGCCGCGGCTACATCCTGCGCCGGCTGATGCGGCGCACCGTGCGCTCGATGCGTCTGCTCGGCGTCGAGGAGGCGACCTTCCCCGCCCTGTTCGAGGCCTCGCGCGACGCCATGAAGGCGGGCTACCCCGAGGTCGAGACCGACTGGCAGCGCATCTCCTCCTACGCGTTCGCGGAGGAGGAGACCTTCCTGCGCACGCTGACCGCCGGCTCCACCATCCTCGACACCGCGGTGGAGAAGACCAGGGCGTCCGGCGGATCGACGCTCACGGGGCCCGAGGCTTTCCTCCTGCACGACACGTACGGGTTCCCCATCGACCTCACGCTCGAGATCGCCGAGGAGGCGGGCCTGGGCGTCGATCGCGACGCCTTCGACTCGCTCATGCAGGAGCAGAGGCAGCGTGCGAAGGCCGACGCCCGCTCGCGCAAGCGCGCCATCGCCGACGTCGGCGTCTACAGCGCCTTCCGTGCGCAGGGGGAGACGGCCTTCACGGGCTACACCGATCTGGAGACCGAGACGAACGTGCTCGGCGTGCTCGTCGACGGCGTGAGCGTGCCCAGCGCGACGCAGGGTCAGATCGCGGAGGTCATCGTCGCCGAGACGTCGCTCTACGCCGAGTCCGGCGGGCAGGTCGCGGACAAGGGCGTGATCGTCGGCCCCGGGTTCGAGCTCGAGGTGCTCGACGTGCAGCGGCCCGTGCCCGGTCTCGTGAGCCACACGGTCGAGGTCGCGCGAGGCGAGGTCGGCGTCGGACAGCCGGCGTCGACGATCGTCGACGCCGCCAACCGGCGCGCCGCGACGCAGGCGCACTCCGCGACGCACCTCGTGCACGCGGCCCTCCGCGACACCCTCGGCAAGGGCGCGACGCAGGCCGGCTCGCTCAACCGCGCCGGATACCTGCGCTTCGACTTCACGTGGGGCCAGGCGCTGAGCCCCGTCACCCGCACCGAGATCGAGGAGATCGCGAACAACGCGGTGCGCGACAACCTCGAGGTGACCACGCGCGTGCTCTCCCTCGATGACGCCAAGGCCGCCGGCGCCACGGCGCTGTTCGGCGAGAAGTACGGCGACCGGGTGCGGATGGTCGACATCGGGGGACCGTGGTCGCGCGAGCTGTGCGGCGGCACCCATGTGGCGTCGTCGGCCGAGATCGGCCTCATCAGCATCACGGGCGAGTCGTCGGTGGGCGCGTCGAACCGGAGGGTCGAGGCGCTCGTCGGCCTCGACGCCTTCCGCGAGCTCACGGCGGAGCGCGCCCTCGTGAACGAGCTCACCTCGGCGCTGAAGACGCCGAAGGACCAGCTCGCGACGCGCGTGTCCGAGCTCGCCGCGAGCCTCAAGGCCGCCGAGAAGAAGATCGCCCAGTTCGAGGCGAAGGCGCTCGGCGAACGCGTGCCGGCGCTCGTCGACGCCGCGACGCGTGCGGGCGCCGTCCGGCTCGTGGCGGAGTCCGTCGGCGCCGTCGGATCGCAGGACGACGTGCGCTCGCTCGTCTCCAGCGTGCGGGAGAGGCTGGGCAGCGAGGCCGCCGTGGTGGCGCTCGCCGCCGAGGTCGCGGGACGCCCGGTCGTCATCGTCGCGACGAACGACGCCGCTCGTCGTGCCGGGGCGAAGGCCGGCGCGCTGGCGAAGGCGGCCGCGGCGGCGCTGGGCGGCGGAGGCGGCGGCCGGGACGACATGGCGCAGGGAGGCGGCGCCGACGCGTCGGCCGTCCCGGCGGCGCTCGATGCGGTGCGACGCGGCCTGGTCGCTGCGTGA